In Necator americanus strain Aroian chromosome IV, whole genome shotgun sequence, the following proteins share a genomic window:
- a CDS encoding hypothetical protein (NECATOR_CHRIV.G16217.T1) — MSAWAFVVTFIRTRISVCVVCVVVLSLLHKDMYSSPLLNRSAGISSSLSVAPSDDALSGMNRRFVGDNQDDSPAKAPAFLFGQKRRSVAPGTPSYLNNPYSGQSAPSNDIFASPIPSQLRGETASNSGKSVHWSPALVQERSHPHDTSRPNLKSLSSQASGPFTPSGTLSPAPPLRSMRDDIEPVRKVPRRSMSITASDSPFSVAGASKPATDSLQTAADTWVTVYGFPPEQAANVLKYFSRHGEIVSHQVPSRGNWMHIRYSCPVHARQAISRNASLIGNSLRVGVIPCTEKEIVGADVSQVVSPILNRSSVMEQSIIDEEPQEIPAITPSKENHDAVDESMNRSRLSMSSRAGMRSLTVSYDSRQDPKNPQPVKHDSIINKLWTAVGL, encoded by the exons ATGTCTGCTTGGGCGTTCGTTGTCACTTTCATTCGCACAAGAATAAGTGTCTGTGTAGTCTGTGTTGTCGTGTTATCTCTGTTACATAAAG ATATGTATTCCTCGCCGCTACTCAATCGTTCAGCAGGGATATCATCTTCGCTGAGTGTAGCTCCTTCAGATGATGCTTTGTCCGGAATGAATAGAAG GTTCGTCGGTGACAACCAAGATGACTCACCTGCTAAAGCACCCGCATTTTTGTTTGGACAAAAACGGCGGTCAGTGGCACCTGGGACTCCCTCAT atCTCAACAATCCTTATTCTGGACAGAGTGCTCCTTCGAATGATATATTTGCTTCTCCGATTCCAAGTCAATTAAGAG GCGAAACTGCAAGTAATAGTGGAAAATCCGTTCACTGGTCTCCAGCTTTGGTACAAGAACGATCGCATCCTCATGATACCTCTCGACCAAATCTCAAATCTCTATCTAGCCAAGCCTCTGGACCGTTTACTCCGTCGGGAACGCTCAGCCCAG caCCGCCTCTGCGCTCGATGAGAGATGATATTGAACCGGTACGGAAGGTACCGCGTCGATCAATGAGCATCACAGCATCAGATTCGCCGTTTTCGGTCGCTGGAGCATCAAAGCCGGCTACAGATTCCTTACAGACAGCAGCGGATACTTGGGTCACTGTGTATGGATTCCCGCCTGAGCAAGCAGCAAATGTCCTCAAATATTTTTCGCGACATGGGGAAATAGTCAGCCATCAG GTACCCAGTCGAGGAAATTGGATGCATATTCGTTATTCTTGCCCAGTGCATGCCCGGCAAGCTATTTCGCGTAACGCAAGCCTGATTGGGAATTCATTACGGGTTGGAGTTATTCCTTGCACTGAGAAG GAGATTGTTGGCGCAGATGTTTCACAAGTCGTTTCACCGATTTTGAATCGATCCAGCGTTATGGAACAATCCATCATTGATGAAGAACCACAAGAAATTCCCGCCATTACACCGAGCAAAGAAAACCATGACGCTGTGGATGAGTCtatgaa TCGCTCGCGACTGTCAATGTCATCTAGAGCCGGCATGAGATCATTGACTGTGTCATATGATAGTCGCCAGGATCCTAAG AATCCTCAACCGGTGAAACATGATtcgataataaataaattatggaCAGCTGTAGGACTGTGA
- a CDS encoding hypothetical protein (NECATOR_CHRIV.G16217.T2) — protein sequence MYSSPLLNRSAGISSSLSVAPSDDALSGMNRRFVGDNQDDSPAKAPAFLFGQKRRSVAPGTPSYLNNPYSGQSAPSNDIFASPIPSQLRGETASNSGKSVHWSPALVQERSHPHDTSRPNLKSLSSQASGPFTPSGTLSPAPPLRSMRDDIEPVRKVPRRSMSITASDSPFSVAGASKPATDSLQTAADTWVTVYGFPPEQAANVLKYFSRHGEIVSHQVPSRGNWMHIRYSCPVHARQAISRNASLIGNSLRVGVIPCTEKEIVGADVSQVVSPILNRSSVMEQSIIDEEPQEIPAITPSKENHDAVDESMNRSRLSMSSRAGMRSLTVSYDSRQDPKNPQPVKHDSIINKLWTAVGL from the exons ATGTATTCCTCGCCGCTACTCAATCGTTCAGCAGGGATATCATCTTCGCTGAGTGTAGCTCCTTCAGATGATGCTTTGTCCGGAATGAATAGAAG GTTCGTCGGTGACAACCAAGATGACTCACCTGCTAAAGCACCCGCATTTTTGTTTGGACAAAAACGGCGGTCAGTGGCACCTGGGACTCCCTCAT atCTCAACAATCCTTATTCTGGACAGAGTGCTCCTTCGAATGATATATTTGCTTCTCCGATTCCAAGTCAATTAAGAG GCGAAACTGCAAGTAATAGTGGAAAATCCGTTCACTGGTCTCCAGCTTTGGTACAAGAACGATCGCATCCTCATGATACCTCTCGACCAAATCTCAAATCTCTATCTAGCCAAGCCTCTGGACCGTTTACTCCGTCGGGAACGCTCAGCCCAG caCCGCCTCTGCGCTCGATGAGAGATGATATTGAACCGGTACGGAAGGTACCGCGTCGATCAATGAGCATCACAGCATCAGATTCGCCGTTTTCGGTCGCTGGAGCATCAAAGCCGGCTACAGATTCCTTACAGACAGCAGCGGATACTTGGGTCACTGTGTATGGATTCCCGCCTGAGCAAGCAGCAAATGTCCTCAAATATTTTTCGCGACATGGGGAAATAGTCAGCCATCAG GTACCCAGTCGAGGAAATTGGATGCATATTCGTTATTCTTGCCCAGTGCATGCCCGGCAAGCTATTTCGCGTAACGCAAGCCTGATTGGGAATTCATTACGGGTTGGAGTTATTCCTTGCACTGAGAAG GAGATTGTTGGCGCAGATGTTTCACAAGTCGTTTCACCGATTTTGAATCGATCCAGCGTTATGGAACAATCCATCATTGATGAAGAACCACAAGAAATTCCCGCCATTACACCGAGCAAAGAAAACCATGACGCTGTGGATGAGTCtatgaa TCGCTCGCGACTGTCAATGTCATCTAGAGCCGGCATGAGATCATTGACTGTGTCATATGATAGTCGCCAGGATCCTAAG AATCCTCAACCGGTGAAACATGATtcgataataaataaattatggaCAGCTGTAGGACTGTGA